Proteins encoded within one genomic window of Bradyrhizobium sp. AZCC 1719:
- the serA gene encoding phosphoglycerate dehydrogenase, translating to MATTLPQLSLAKDKIRVLLLEGVNDSAVQIIEAAGYSNMTRLSKALEGDALKEAIKGVHLLGIRSRTQITKEVLDAADRLIAVGCFSVGTNQVDIEAARRSGIPVFNAPFSNTRSVAELVIGEIVVLLRRIVARSNAAHEGRWDKSANDSYEVRGKTLGIVGYGNIGSQLSNLAEALGMRVIFYDHTDRLRHGNTEPTASLHELLAQSDVVSLHVPETPATNGMIGREEIRAIKHGAYFINNSRGTVVDLEALAEALRENRLRGAAVDVFPVEPRSNSERFVSPLQGLENVILTPHIGGSTEEAQERIGAEVARKLVDYSDSGSTMGAVNFPQVQLPSRPSGTRFIQVQRNLPGMLGRLNEVLARHAVNIAAQYYETAHDVGYVVLDVDASAADGQRVLADIRALEGTIRARLLYEYKS from the coding sequence TTGGCCACCACGCTTCCCCAACTCTCGCTTGCGAAGGACAAGATCCGCGTCTTGCTCCTTGAAGGTGTCAACGACAGCGCCGTGCAGATAATCGAGGCTGCCGGCTATTCCAACATGACACGCCTGTCCAAGGCGCTCGAGGGCGATGCGCTGAAAGAGGCCATCAAGGGAGTGCATCTGCTCGGCATCCGCTCGCGCACGCAAATCACCAAGGAGGTTCTCGACGCTGCGGACCGCCTGATCGCGGTCGGATGTTTCAGCGTCGGCACCAACCAGGTGGACATTGAGGCCGCGCGCCGGAGCGGGATTCCGGTGTTCAACGCGCCGTTCTCCAACACGCGGAGTGTGGCAGAACTTGTAATCGGCGAGATCGTCGTGCTGCTGCGCCGAATCGTCGCGCGCTCCAACGCCGCCCATGAGGGACGTTGGGACAAGTCGGCCAACGACAGCTATGAGGTGAGGGGCAAGACGCTCGGCATCGTCGGTTACGGCAATATCGGCTCGCAGCTCTCCAACCTCGCGGAAGCGCTGGGCATGCGGGTGATCTTTTATGATCACACCGACAGGCTTCGTCACGGCAACACCGAGCCGACCGCGAGCCTGCATGAGCTTCTGGCGCAAAGCGATGTCGTGAGCCTGCATGTGCCGGAAACCCCCGCCACGAACGGCATGATCGGGCGCGAGGAGATTCGCGCGATCAAGCATGGCGCGTATTTCATCAACAACAGCCGCGGCACGGTCGTGGACCTCGAGGCGCTCGCCGAGGCGCTGCGGGAAAACCGGCTCCGCGGCGCCGCGGTCGACGTCTTTCCGGTCGAGCCGCGCTCGAACTCCGAGCGCTTCGTCTCGCCGCTGCAGGGGCTGGAGAACGTCATCCTGACGCCGCATATCGGCGGGTCGACCGAGGAGGCGCAGGAGCGCATCGGCGCCGAAGTCGCGCGCAAGCTGGTCGATTACAGCGATTCCGGCTCGACCATGGGCGCCGTCAACTTCCCGCAGGTTCAATTGCCGTCGCGGCCATCAGGCACGCGTTTCATTCAGGTGCAGCGCAACCTGCCGGGCATGCTTGGGCGTTTGAATGAAGTGCTCGCGCGTCATGCCGTCAACATCGCCGCGCAATATTACGAGACCGCGCACGACGTCGGCTACGTGGTGCTGGACGTCGATGCCTCGGCCGCCGACGGCCAGCGCGTGCTCGCGGACATCCGGGCGCTGGAAGGCACCATCCGGGCCCGGTTGCTCTATGAGTACAAGTCCTGA
- a CDS encoding GNAT family N-acetyltransferase produces the protein MTIIWTDDRTGVDWQELEALYRAAPLGNKNAADLEVVFGNSMFCCFACDGGRLVGAGRVLADGRDCAYLCDVAVLPSHQGTGLGKQLIERLLAQSQGHAKIILYAVAGREPLYAKFGFLRMKTAMAIFRNRQSAIEKGLLSEG, from the coding sequence ATGACCATCATCTGGACCGACGACCGGACGGGCGTGGATTGGCAAGAACTCGAAGCGCTCTATCGGGCCGCCCCGCTCGGCAACAAGAATGCGGCCGATCTCGAGGTGGTGTTCGGCAACAGCATGTTCTGCTGCTTTGCCTGCGATGGCGGCCGCCTCGTCGGCGCCGGCCGCGTTCTGGCCGACGGACGCGACTGCGCGTATCTTTGCGACGTCGCGGTTTTGCCGAGCCATCAGGGCACAGGTCTCGGAAAGCAGCTTATCGAAAGGCTGCTCGCCCAATCACAAGGCCACGCGAAGATCATCCTCTATGCGGTCGCGGGCCGCGAGCCCTTGTATGCGAAGTTCGGCTTTCTGCGGATGAAGACGGCGATGGCGATCTTCAGGAACAGGCAATCAGCCATCGAGAAGGGGTTGTTGTCCGAGGGCTGA
- a CDS encoding MFS transporter, whose amino-acid sequence MNSPRKSSRNSPSRVITFVNAAHFIDHYSMLIFAAAVIIMGPALGVAYSELLPYATPGFVAFGAGSLVTGWLGDRWSRRHMMVIFFLGIGASMIAVGFVQTPLQLGAALLAIGLFASIYHPVGTAMIVSYADKLGREMGLNGVWGNLGVASSALVTGVIGQYLGWRWAFIAPGIVTILIGVAFALMVVHEDRTGTRQAAAQARVAKEDMWRVFLALLIVVIAISTTFNAITVAMPKLFAERLAGLTNSPALLGVIAAGVYVFGAMTQYTIGKLIDHYSLKAVMLPLSFLLAPFMYFAATLSNLPLIIASIGIVMGAFGQVTVNDAMVGKYTTEEWRSRAYSVRYFVGFTAAGASVGLVAWLYEKGGFVTMLQAFGALCLLVIVAAIILPREIKVPAAQTAP is encoded by the coding sequence ATGAACAGCCCAAGGAAAAGCTCAAGGAACAGCCCAAGCCGGGTGATCACTTTCGTCAACGCCGCCCACTTCATCGACCACTATTCGATGCTGATCTTCGCCGCCGCCGTCATCATCATGGGCCCGGCGCTCGGCGTGGCCTATTCGGAGCTGTTGCCTTACGCCACCCCGGGCTTCGTTGCCTTCGGCGCGGGCTCGCTCGTCACCGGCTGGCTCGGCGACCGCTGGAGCCGGCGCCACATGATGGTGATATTTTTCCTCGGCATCGGCGCCTCGATGATCGCCGTCGGCTTCGTGCAAACGCCCTTACAACTCGGCGCGGCGCTGCTGGCGATCGGCCTGTTCGCCTCGATCTATCATCCGGTCGGCACCGCGATGATCGTGTCCTATGCCGATAAACTCGGCCGCGAAATGGGCCTGAACGGCGTCTGGGGCAATCTCGGCGTGGCGTCCTCGGCGCTGGTCACCGGCGTGATCGGGCAATATCTCGGCTGGCGCTGGGCCTTCATCGCGCCGGGAATCGTCACGATCCTGATCGGCGTGGCCTTTGCGCTGATGGTGGTGCACGAGGACCGAACCGGCACCAGGCAGGCCGCAGCGCAGGCGCGGGTGGCGAAAGAAGACATGTGGCGGGTGTTTTTGGCGCTTTTGATCGTGGTGATCGCGATATCCACGACGTTCAACGCCATCACGGTCGCGATGCCGAAACTGTTCGCCGAGCGGCTGGCCGGCCTGACCAACAGTCCGGCCCTGCTCGGGGTGATCGCGGCCGGCGTCTATGTGTTCGGCGCGATGACGCAATATACCATCGGCAAGCTGATCGACCATTATTCGCTGAAGGCCGTGATGCTGCCGCTGTCGTTCTTGCTGGCGCCGTTCATGTATTTTGCGGCGACGCTGTCGAACCTGCCGCTGATCATCGCTTCCATCGGCATCGTGATGGGTGCGTTCGGCCAGGTCACCGTCAACGACGCCATGGTCGGCAAGTACACCACCGAGGAATGGCGCTCGCGCGCTTATTCGGTGCGCTACTTCGTCGGCTTCACCGCGGCCGGCGCCTCTGTCGGCCTGGTGGCGTGGCTTTACGAAAAGGGCGGCTTCGTCACCATGCTGCAGGCGTTCGGCGCGCTGTGCCTTTTGGTGATCGTAGCAGCGATCATCCTGCCGCGGGAGATCAAGGTGCCGGCGGCGCAAACCGCGCCGTGA
- a CDS encoding DUF418 domain-containing protein — MASDGGAFSQPIGPAERIDAIDVLRGVALLGVMAINVVTEFRVSIFDQFLAREPTGSPIDHAVEAILTLAVEMKALALFSLLFGAGLAIQFERLANSGRRTSLLLRRLTVLLAFGLIHLCLIWNGDILTEYALAGLIVLPFLFGPRWLLAFSALAFLALYLAMQAFPPAGLFPSTATITQHVADATRVYATGGFLDVLAFRLRELPLFVPLHAFIFPRTIGLFLLGAFAWRTGILQSGPQHLLSIAAPCIGLGALLILSGADALGTILLALGYGAAIVGIANLEGGKKLLAWAAPLGRMAFTNYLMQSVIFGWIFYGYGLGLFGRLSVVSALAIGAAVYIGQVVFSAWWLRRYRYGPIEWLWRTLMYGVPQPMSLSKVEAMR; from the coding sequence ATGGCTTCCGATGGCGGCGCATTTTCCCAACCGATAGGTCCTGCGGAGCGGATCGATGCCATTGACGTGTTGCGGGGCGTTGCCCTGCTCGGCGTCATGGCCATCAACGTCGTCACTGAATTTCGTGTTTCGATCTTCGACCAATTTCTTGCCCGCGAGCCTACGGGGTCGCCGATCGATCACGCTGTCGAAGCGATCCTGACGCTGGCCGTCGAGATGAAAGCGCTTGCGCTGTTCTCGCTGCTGTTCGGCGCAGGCCTTGCCATCCAGTTCGAGCGGCTCGCCAATAGCGGGCGCCGCACCTCGCTCCTCCTGCGCCGGCTCACCGTATTGCTGGCGTTCGGGCTCATTCATCTCTGCCTGATCTGGAACGGCGATATCCTTACCGAATATGCGCTCGCTGGTCTGATCGTCCTGCCATTCCTGTTCGGTCCGCGCTGGCTATTGGCTTTCTCCGCGCTGGCGTTTCTTGCGCTGTATCTCGCGATGCAGGCCTTTCCGCCGGCTGGATTATTTCCCAGCACGGCCACCATCACGCAGCATGTCGCGGATGCTACTCGCGTCTATGCAACGGGCGGCTTCCTCGACGTGCTGGCGTTCCGGCTCCGCGAGCTCCCCCTTTTCGTTCCCCTGCACGCCTTCATCTTCCCGCGCACGATCGGGTTGTTTCTTCTCGGAGCGTTTGCCTGGCGCACCGGCATTCTGCAGAGCGGACCCCAGCACCTGCTGTCGATTGCGGCTCCCTGTATTGGCCTTGGCGCGCTACTGATCCTTTCCGGTGCCGACGCTCTCGGCACCATCCTGCTGGCGCTGGGTTACGGGGCCGCCATTGTCGGTATCGCCAATCTCGAGGGCGGAAAAAAGCTGCTCGCCTGGGCCGCGCCGCTCGGACGCATGGCATTCACCAACTACCTCATGCAGTCCGTGATCTTCGGCTGGATCTTCTACGGCTACGGCCTCGGCCTGTTCGGCCGCCTTAGCGTCGTCAGCGCGCTGGCCATCGGCGCCGCCGTCTACATCGGACAGGTAGTTTTCAGTGCCTGGTGGCTGCGCCGTTACCGGTACGGACCAATCGAGTGGTTGTGGCGCACGCTGATGTATGGTGTGCCGCAACCCATGTCGCTTTCGAAAGTAGAGGCCATGCGATGA
- a CDS encoding malonyl-CoA decarboxylase — protein sequence MANAFFSDLLATISERGRTLLRRAGPSDNGQDASELIELCEALLSGRGEASGTAMAREVLDRYHDLDAAGRVTFFETLARNFGPDREKLSQAIESWRSQPNDSDASDLHFASEPRRQELIRRLNRAPGGTSELVAMRADLLSLMKGNKDLAALDRDVVHLLSSWFNRGFLVLRRIDWSTPANILEQIIRYEAVHEIRDWNDLRRRIDPVDRRCYAFFHPQLNDEPLIFVEVALTETIPTAIAPLLAAERQPVPVERARTAVFYSISNTQKGLGGISFGSFLIKQVVEELRRELPKLDTFITLSPVPGFMQWLKQADDVPVSDEERILLESLDKPDWFENDELTAQLRTVLEPLAAHYFLKARTPKGRLVDSVARFHIGNGARLEKIDWLGDLSPKGLRESAGVMVNYLYRLEDIEKNHEAYANQGEIAASSAVKKLLKTEGRRLLDMRLS from the coding sequence ATGGCCAATGCCTTTTTCTCCGATCTTCTCGCGACGATATCAGAACGCGGCCGTACACTGCTGCGGCGGGCCGGACCGTCCGACAACGGCCAGGACGCTTCGGAGCTGATCGAGTTATGTGAAGCGCTGCTGTCGGGCCGCGGCGAAGCCTCCGGCACCGCGATGGCGCGCGAGGTGCTCGATCGCTACCACGATCTCGACGCGGCCGGCCGCGTCACCTTCTTCGAAACGCTGGCCCGCAACTTCGGCCCAGACCGCGAGAAGCTGTCGCAGGCGATCGAGAGCTGGCGCAGCCAGCCGAACGACAGCGATGCCAGCGATCTTCATTTTGCTTCCGAGCCGCGGCGGCAGGAATTGATCCGCCGCCTTAACCGTGCGCCCGGCGGCACCAGCGAACTGGTGGCGATGCGCGCCGACCTGCTTTCCCTGATGAAGGGCAACAAGGATCTGGCCGCGCTCGACCGCGACGTGGTGCATTTGCTGTCTTCTTGGTTCAACAGGGGATTTCTCGTGCTGCGGAGGATAGACTGGTCGACGCCGGCCAATATTCTTGAACAGATCATTCGCTATGAAGCCGTGCACGAAATCCGCGACTGGAACGATTTGCGCCGCCGCATCGATCCCGTCGACCGGCGTTGCTACGCCTTCTTCCATCCGCAGCTCAACGACGAACCGCTGATCTTCGTCGAGGTCGCGCTGACCGAGACGATTCCGACCGCGATCGCACCGTTGCTCGCCGCCGAGCGGCAGCCGGTGCCGGTCGAACGCGCGCGCACCGCCGTGTTCTATTCGATCTCGAATACGCAGAAAGGGCTTGGCGGCATTTCCTTCGGCAGCTTCCTGATCAAGCAGGTGGTCGAGGAGTTGCGGCGCGAACTGCCGAAGCTCGACACCTTCATCACGCTGTCGCCGGTGCCGGGCTTCATGCAATGGCTGAAACAGGCCGACGATGTTCCTGTCAGCGACGAGGAGCGGATACTGCTCGAAAGCCTCGACAAGCCGGACTGGTTCGAGAATGACGAACTGACCGCGCAATTGCGCACCGTGCTGGAGCCGCTGGCGGCGCACTATTTCCTGAAAGCCCGCACACCGAAGGGCCGGCTGGTCGATTCGGTGGCCCGCTTCCACATCGGCAACGGCGCACGGCTGGAGAAGATCGACTGGCTCGGCGACCTCTCGCCCAAGGGCCTGCGGGAATCTGCCGGGGTCATGGTCAATTACCTCTACCGGCTCGAGGACATCGAGAAGAACCATGAGGCCTACGCCAACCAGGGCGAGATCGCCGCATCAAGTGCGGTGAAGAAACTGCTGAAGACCGAAGGGCGGCGGCTTCTGGATATGCGCCTGTCGTAG
- a CDS encoding AraC family transcriptional regulator, whose amino-acid sequence MNIAEKPIAAIIGRRISTGDGIHMIANSYRKGVRLDTHMHREAQLVYAAKGTMQVTTPKGRWLVPPDRAVWVPALSEHAIDVLADIEMRTLYFELNWLQREVRSHSLDAEFVVRVSPLLHQTILALFDDRGDRERTELLLRLAMMELDQAEDSATFIPLPREPRCRRAADIVLTDPTGDHEIETLAREVGTSVRTLSRLFSSETQLSFKSWCQRARIAAAIEKLSTDAGVSVKQLASDLGYASVPAFSHAFRQVTGKTPTEFAGKE is encoded by the coding sequence ATGAATATCGCCGAAAAGCCAATTGCCGCCATTATCGGGCGCCGCATCTCGACCGGCGACGGCATCCACATGATCGCGAACAGCTACCGGAAGGGCGTCCGGCTCGACACCCACATGCACCGCGAGGCGCAACTGGTGTACGCGGCGAAGGGCACCATGCAGGTGACGACGCCAAAGGGTCGCTGGCTGGTGCCGCCGGACCGTGCGGTGTGGGTGCCCGCGCTATCGGAGCATGCGATCGACGTGCTCGCCGATATCGAGATGCGGACGCTCTATTTCGAACTCAACTGGCTGCAGCGCGAAGTGCGCAGCCACAGCCTGGATGCGGAATTCGTGGTGCGGGTGTCGCCGCTCCTGCATCAGACCATCCTGGCTTTGTTCGACGATCGCGGCGATCGCGAGCGAACCGAGCTTCTGCTGCGACTGGCCATGATGGAGCTCGACCAGGCCGAAGATTCGGCGACCTTCATCCCGCTGCCGCGCGAGCCGCGCTGCCGGCGCGCCGCGGATATCGTGCTGACGGACCCGACCGGCGACCATGAGATCGAAACGCTGGCGCGCGAGGTCGGCACCTCGGTGCGGACGCTGTCGCGGCTGTTCTCGTCGGAGACGCAGTTAAGCTTCAAGAGCTGGTGCCAGCGCGCCCGGATTGCAGCGGCGATCGAGAAGCTCTCCACGGATGCCGGCGTGTCCGTCAAGCAGCTTGCCTCGGATTTGGGCTATGCCAGCGTGCCGGCGTTTTCTCATGCTTTCCGGCAGGTTACCGGCAAAACGCCGACGGAATTCGCCGGGAAGGAATGA
- a CDS encoding glutathione peroxidase, translating to MSGVYDFTAQSLTGEDIPLKRFEDKVLLIVNTASACGFTPQYKGLEQLHRELAPRGFAVLGFPCNQFGGQEPGDAKQIEQFCAGKYDVTFPMFAKIDVNGSHAHPLFNHLKNAKSGLLGSSIKWNFTKFLVDRSGRVVGRYAPTATPEGIRREIEALL from the coding sequence ATGTCAGGCGTTTATGATTTTACGGCGCAGTCGCTTACCGGCGAAGACATTCCGCTGAAGCGGTTCGAGGACAAGGTGCTCCTGATCGTCAATACCGCCAGCGCCTGCGGGTTCACGCCGCAATACAAGGGCTTGGAGCAGTTGCATCGTGAACTGGCGCCGCGCGGCTTTGCTGTGCTCGGATTTCCCTGCAACCAGTTCGGCGGGCAGGAACCGGGTGACGCCAAGCAGATCGAGCAATTTTGCGCAGGCAAATATGACGTAACGTTTCCGATGTTCGCCAAGATCGACGTCAACGGCAGCCATGCGCATCCGTTGTTCAACCATCTGAAGAACGCGAAATCGGGGCTGTTAGGTTCGTCGATCAAATGGAATTTCACCAAATTCCTGGTCGACCGCTCGGGCAGGGTGGTCGGGCGCTACGCCCCAACCGCGACGCCCGAGGGAATCAGAAGAGAAATCGAGGCACTGCTGTGA
- a CDS encoding OmpA family protein, with translation MLGGEKLCGIGLALSALALFALPMAASRAQTAMSSGDIIEKLAVEAESDIDLAALRQQAADRIKARADAQPQKRPPIAPQLTKLPQIRVDVVFDQDSSLIRPASYQTIGSIADALTDPKTRPYRYLIVDHVESAGRRDHNLILSQRRAESIRDVLVNTFKVSPKRLQALGLGEEQLQDVNRPASSANARVQIMAIGKFETAEPATPAAAPKGAAAAKKKR, from the coding sequence ATGCTTGGGGGAGAAAAGCTGTGCGGCATCGGTCTCGCGCTTTCCGCCCTGGCGCTGTTTGCCTTGCCGATGGCAGCGAGCCGGGCGCAGACCGCCATGTCGAGCGGGGACATCATTGAGAAGCTTGCCGTCGAAGCCGAGTCGGATATCGACCTGGCTGCGTTGCGCCAGCAGGCAGCCGACCGCATCAAGGCGAGAGCGGACGCCCAGCCGCAGAAGCGCCCGCCGATTGCGCCGCAACTGACGAAACTGCCGCAAATCCGTGTCGACGTCGTGTTCGACCAGGATTCCTCCCTGATCCGACCGGCCTCCTATCAGACCATCGGCAGCATCGCGGATGCGCTCACAGATCCGAAGACGCGGCCCTATCGCTATCTGATCGTCGATCACGTCGAATCCGCCGGAAGGCGCGACCACAATCTGATCCTGAGCCAGCGGCGCGCCGAATCGATCCGCGACGTTCTGGTGAACACCTTCAAGGTATCGCCCAAACGACTTCAGGCGCTTGGTTTAGGCGAGGAACAGTTGCAGGATGTCAATCGTCCGGCGTCATCAGCCAATGCGCGCGTCCAGATCATGGCGATCGGCAAGTTCGAAACGGCCGAGCCGGCAACGCCGGCTGCGGCTCCAAAAGGCGCCGCTGCGGCAAAAAAGAAGCGCTGA
- a CDS encoding amidase family protein, with amino-acid sequence MQDLWRLSAAEMASLIRSKKVSAKEAATAALARLDAVNPKINAVVDHRPEDVLSQAAAIDAAIARGEDAGLLSGVPVTVKVNIDQQGFATTNGLNLQRDAIAKSNSPVIDNLRKSGAVILGRTNCPAFSYRWFTTNLIHGDTKNPRDPGITPGGSSGGAGAAVAAGIGHIAHGTDIAGSIRYPAYACGVHGLRPTMGRIAAFNAALPERPIGPQISAVSGPLARTIGDIRIALAAMSAQDYRDPWWVPAPLEGPAMPKRVAMCLNPGGLDPVPEVKAAVTDAGKRLERAGWIVEEIADTPPLREAADLQTKLWLGDGYEAQLEAAEREGDPGALACLRGNRAKVHPFDLSKALTRRATLTREWLAFFEQYAVLLMPVSGELPFPDQLDRKDEASFARVWHAQLPQIAIPFMGLPGLTVSTGLVGRVPVGVQLVSGRYREDLCLAAGEAVEAGGTPSAAIDPAG; translated from the coding sequence ATGCAAGATTTATGGCGCCTGTCGGCTGCGGAAATGGCCTCGCTGATCAGGTCGAAAAAAGTCTCGGCGAAAGAGGCGGCGACCGCGGCGCTGGCGCGGCTCGACGCGGTCAATCCCAAAATCAACGCTGTCGTCGACCACAGGCCCGAGGACGTTCTTTCTCAGGCTGCCGCCATCGATGCCGCGATCGCGCGCGGCGAGGATGCCGGTCTGCTGAGCGGCGTGCCTGTTACGGTAAAGGTCAATATCGACCAGCAAGGTTTTGCCACCACCAACGGGCTGAATCTGCAGCGCGACGCGATCGCCAAGAGCAACAGCCCGGTGATCGACAATTTGCGTAAATCCGGCGCGGTCATTCTCGGGCGCACCAATTGCCCGGCGTTCTCCTATCGCTGGTTCACCACCAACCTCATCCATGGCGACACCAAGAATCCCCGTGATCCCGGCATCACCCCGGGCGGCTCGTCCGGTGGCGCGGGTGCAGCGGTCGCAGCCGGCATCGGTCATATCGCGCACGGCACCGACATTGCGGGATCGATCCGCTATCCGGCTTACGCCTGTGGCGTGCACGGGCTGCGGCCGACCATGGGACGCATCGCGGCGTTCAACGCGGCGCTGCCCGAACGGCCAATCGGGCCGCAGATCAGCGCCGTGTCAGGCCCGCTGGCCCGCACCATCGGCGATATCAGGATCGCGCTGGCTGCGATGTCGGCGCAGGATTATCGCGATCCCTGGTGGGTGCCGGCGCCGCTCGAAGGGCCGGCGATGCCGAAGCGCGTCGCGATGTGCCTCAACCCTGGCGGCCTTGATCCCGTGCCTGAAGTGAAAGCCGCGGTGACGGACGCCGGCAAGCGGCTCGAGCGCGCGGGCTGGATTGTCGAGGAAATCGCCGACACGCCGCCGCTGCGCGAGGCGGCCGATCTGCAGACGAAACTCTGGCTCGGCGACGGCTATGAGGCGCAGTTGGAAGCCGCCGAGCGCGAAGGCGATCCCGGCGCGCTGGCGTGCCTGCGCGGCAACCGCGCGAAAGTGCATCCCTTCGACCTGTCGAAGGCGCTGACGCGGCGCGCGACGTTGACCCGCGAATGGCTGGCGTTCTTCGAACAATATGCCGTGCTGCTGATGCCGGTGTCCGGCGAATTGCCGTTCCCCGATCAGCTCGACCGCAAGGACGAGGCGTCGTTTGCGCGTGTCTGGCATGCGCAATTGCCGCAGATCGCCATTCCCTTCATGGGCCTGCCTGGGCTAACGGTTTCGACCGGGCTGGTCGGACGCGTTCCCGTCGGCGTGCAACTGGTTTCCGGGCGCTATCGCGAAGATCTCTGTCTCGCCGCGGGCGAGGCGGTGGAAGCCGGCGGAACGCCCTCGGCAGCGATCGATCCGGCGGGCTGA
- a CDS encoding mandelate racemase/muconate lactonizing enzyme family protein, whose amino-acid sequence MSVRIVDVCEITKPISSPIRNAYIDFTKMTTSLVAVVTDAVRDGKRVVGYGFNSNGRYGQGGLIRERFAPRLKEADPKTLLDAFGDNLDPDKVWAAMMSNEKPGGHGERSVAVGTIDMAVWDAVAKIAGKPLFRLLAERHGRQANPRVFVYAAGGYYYPGKDLSALRGEMRGYLDRGYNVVKMKIGGAPISEDRERIEAVLKEIGRDAQLAVDANGRFDLETGIAYAKMLREYPLFWYEEAGDPLDFALQAALAEFYPAAMATGENLFSHQDAKNLIRYGGMRPDRDWLQFDCALSYGLCEYQRTLAVLKTHGWSPSRCIPHGGHQMSLNIAAGLGLGGNESYPDLFQPYGGFPDGVRVENGHITMPDLPGIGFEGKSDLYAEMKALAA is encoded by the coding sequence ATGTCCGTCCGCATTGTCGACGTCTGCGAAATCACAAAGCCGATCTCCTCGCCGATCCGCAACGCCTATATCGATTTCACCAAAATGACGACGAGCCTGGTTGCCGTCGTCACCGACGCCGTGCGCGACGGCAAGCGCGTGGTCGGCTACGGCTTCAATTCCAACGGCCGCTACGGGCAGGGCGGCCTGATCCGCGAACGCTTTGCGCCGCGGCTGAAGGAGGCCGATCCGAAAACGCTGCTCGATGCCTTCGGTGACAATCTCGACCCCGACAAGGTCTGGGCGGCGATGATGTCGAACGAGAAGCCCGGCGGCCATGGCGAGCGCTCGGTCGCGGTCGGCACCATCGACATGGCGGTATGGGACGCGGTGGCGAAGATTGCAGGAAAGCCGCTGTTCCGGTTGCTCGCCGAGCGCCATGGCCGGCAGGCCAACCCGCGCGTGTTCGTCTATGCCGCGGGCGGTTACTACTATCCGGGCAAGGATCTGTCGGCGCTGCGCGGCGAAATGCGCGGCTATCTCGACCGCGGCTACAACGTCGTCAAGATGAAGATCGGCGGTGCGCCGATCTCGGAAGACCGCGAACGCATCGAAGCCGTGCTGAAGGAGATCGGCCGGGACGCGCAGCTCGCCGTCGACGCCAACGGTCGCTTCGACCTGGAGACCGGGATCGCCTATGCCAAAATGCTGCGGGAGTATCCGCTGTTCTGGTACGAGGAGGCGGGCGATCCCCTCGATTTCGCGCTGCAGGCGGCACTGGCCGAATTCTATCCCGCAGCCATGGCGACCGGCGAAAACCTGTTCAGCCATCAGGACGCGAAAAACCTGATCCGTTATGGCGGCATGCGCCCCGATCGCGACTGGCTGCAGTTCGATTGCGCGCTATCCTATGGTCTGTGCGAATACCAGCGCACGCTGGCGGTGCTGAAGACGCACGGCTGGTCGCCGAGCCGCTGCATCCCGCATGGCGGCCACCAGATGTCGCTCAACATCGCGGCGGGCCTCGGCCTTGGCGGCAACGAGAGCTATCCTGACCTGTTCCAGCCTTATGGCGGCTTCCCGGATGGCGTCCGTGTTGAGAACGGTCACATCACCATGCCGGACTTGCCGGGTATCGGGTTCGAGGGGAAATCCGATCTCTATGCCGAGATGAAGGCGCTGGCGGCGTAG
- a CDS encoding DUF3297 family protein: protein MSDQFPDRLSVDPSSPYYNAEILARDVGIRFKGVEKTNVEEYCISEGWVRVTAGNAKDRHGNPLTIKVHGPVEPYFRDKPKS, encoded by the coding sequence ATGAGCGACCAATTCCCCGACCGTCTTTCGGTCGATCCGAGCAGCCCGTACTACAACGCCGAGATTCTCGCGCGCGATGTCGGCATTCGCTTCAAGGGCGTCGAGAAGACCAATGTCGAGGAATATTGCATCAGCGAGGGCTGGGTGCGCGTCACCGCGGGCAATGCCAAGGACCGCCACGGCAACCCGCTGACGATCAAGGTGCACGGCCCGGTCGAGCCGTATTTCCGCGACAAGCCGAAGTCCTAA